AGGCGTGCTGCTCGGCGATGAAGTCGCACGCGTCGTCCACGTCCCGGCCGAAGTACATCGGCTCGGCGAGGTCGTGCAGCCGCACGTCGTCGAAGCCGGTGGTGGACAGCAGTTCTCGGACCACGTCGGGTTCGCTCAGCGACAGCGGGCTCGGGCCGGTCGACGGCGGCAGCGGCAGGTCTCGACCGGCGGCCAGCAGTGTGCGGAACTTGATCATCCACTCGATGCGCTCCGCCGGTTGCCAGGTCAGCAGGGCGAGGCGGCCACCGGGGCGCACCGCTCGCGCGATGTTGGCGAACGCCGCGACCGGATCGCCGAAGAACATCACCCCGTGGCGGCTGATCGCCACGTCGAAGTGCGCTTCCGGGAAGTCGTGCACCTGCGCGTCGACCTGCTCGAACGCCACGTTGGACAGCTCTTCGCGCGCCGCCAGCCCGCGGGCCAGCTCGATCATGCTCGACGACAGGTCCACGCCCAGCACCGAACCGTCGACCGCGCGCCGGGCCACGTCCCGCGTCGTCTGCCCGCTGCCGCAGCCGATGTCCAGCACCTTCGCGGCGCGATCGATCCTCGCGGCGTCGAGCAGATCGTCTTGGTAGGCGGCGACGCCCTCGTTGAAGCGGTCGGCGCGGGACGTCCAGAAGTCGCCCTGGTTCCCGTCCCACGCGCGCAGCTGGTCCACATTGGATGGATCGACCGGAGTTGCCACGGAGTCCCCCTCGTCTGAAAGTGCAGCGGAGAACTCTACTCCTATCACTGAGTCGATCAACCGGTTTTCCGCCACCGGCTGATCAGCCGCGCGGCTCCGTGCACCGCCGCGAGCGATACCGGGATCATCAGCACGCCGCTCGCCCAGGAACGGGAGTCGTTCCGCCGCACGCCGGCCCGGCCGAGTTCGCGCCAGGCCCACAGCGAGTACGGGATGACCACGGTGGGCGCGGTGGCCACGCCGGGCGTGTACCCGCCGTGCAGCGCGGTGGCCGCGAGGTGGCCCACGCCGTGCGCGCCGAAGCCGAACAGGGCGCTCTGGAAGAACGGGGACCTGCCGCCGGTCTGCGCTCCTCGGATCGAGGCCGCGAGCACGACCAGGCCCATCAGCGAGATCGCCGTCCTGGCGTGCTCCTGCGACATCGGCTCCCGCATCCAGGGCGGCGTGCGGTCGGGGTTGGCCTGCGTCCAGGGGGCCATGGTGAACCACTCCTCGGCGTCGTTGGCCAGCCAGGCCAGGAACAGGCCGAGGGTCACCGATCTGCGCACTGCCATCACGCACTCCTCATTATCGTTACAAGTCGTAACGTAAATATACTGGGCCGGTGAGCGATCCGGGAAGGCCGAGCAGAGGAAGGCCGCGACGTGCGGAAACCGACCGCGCGATCCTGACCGCCGCGGCCGAGCTCCTGGCCGAGCACGGCTACGCGGAGCTGACGATCGAAGCGGTGGCGGCCCGCGCCGGAGTCGGCCGCCCGACGGTGTACCGGCGCTGGCCGACGAAGGAAGACCTGGTGGTCGGCACCCTCATCGACGCGGTGCGGCCGCTGGAGGCGCCGAAAACCGGCAACGCCGCGGACGACTTGTGCGCGATGGCGACCGACTTCGTGACGCAGCTGGCCGCCGCGCCGCTCGGGCGCGTCGTGCTCGGCGTGCATGCGGAGGGCGGGCGCAGCGCGAAGCTGGCCGCGCTGCTGCACGAGCAGTACTTGCAGCCCAGGGACGTCGCGATCACCGAGCTGGTGGAACGCGGTCGGCAGCAGGGCGAGCTGCGGGAAGACCTCACCGCGGGAACGATCCGCGACCTGGTCTTCGGACCGCTGGTCTACCGCTGGCTGATGACCGGAGAACTGGATCGCGCCACCGCCGAAGCGCTGGTCGGCGCCGCCCGGCAGGCGATCTCACCGAGTCCGTGAGCGGCTCACGCGCTCACGACTCCTCCTTCGGGTGCGTCAGGAGGAAGACCTTCGACGCGACGCGCTCCATGCTGCCGTCCCGCGCCACGACCATGCCCGCCGCGAAGTCGACCAGCTGTCTCGCCTCGGCGTTCGGCACGGCCGACAGGTCCATCAGCACGGAGTTGCCCTGCCGGAAGTAGTCGCCGACGTGGCAGACGTCGGCGTAGCTCTGCGGGTGCAGCGTCTTGACCACAGCACCAGTCTTGCCCGCTTGAGCCGGAAGTCAACTGCAAACACGTCTCTCCAGCTCAACCTCACCGAAGGATCGGCTAAGTCCTTGCCGAAGCAACCGCTCGCACCGAGCGATCGGCCCGGTTCCCCTTCGCACCAAGCCGATTTCGCGCAGAACCCTCGCGCAGCGTCGATTGCGCGCGAAATCGACCATCGCCCTCACCGCGGAGCCGCCAGCGGGGCGAGTGCGGTGGGCCGGGCCGCGCCTGCGGCCGCCGAGCCGGTCAGCAGGTCGGCCAGGTCGTGGGCCGGTGACTGCTCGTCGGTCGGCGTCGCCGCCGCGATCCGGTCCAGCCGGAAGCCTCGGCCCGCTCGTCGTTCTCGGCACCAGGCGATGAGGTACCAGCTGCCACCGGCGGTGAGCAGTCCGGCCGGTTCCACCGCGCGGTCGCTCGCCCGCCCCGCCTCGTCGACGTAGGACAACAGCAGCACCGTGCCGTTTGCCAGGGCGTGCTCCACCGCGGACCGGACCGATCCCGCGGTTCGGTCCGGCAGCGCGACGATCCGCGCGGCGAGGCCCTGCGCCGCGACCGCCGCGGGACCGGTCATCGAGGCCGCGATCTTCTGGGACGCCGTGCGCGCCGCGTCGGCGTAGGGAGCGTCGGCCACCGCGAGCGCGGCTACCAGCGCCGACGCTTCTTCGGCGGTGAAGCGGATCGGCGGGAGCGTCATCGCCGGGTCGATCGACCAGCCCCCGCCGCGCCCGGACGTGGTGCGCACCGGGACTCCGGTCTCCAGCAACGTCTGGAGATCGCGCTGCACAGTGCGGGTGCTGACCTCGAACCGCGCTGCGAGCACCGCGACGGTCAGCGGACGCGGGGCGACCGCGCGCAACTCCTCCACCAGCGCGTAGAGCCGAGCAGTCCGGTTCATGAGCTCGACGCTACCGTCACGCGCTGACCAGGAAATCCCGCTCGCGCTGCTGCTCCCGCTCGGTGATGGTCAGCGGGAACAGGGTGAAGCCGTGCATCGCGCCGGCGACGACGCCGAGCTGCACGGGCGCCTGCCACCGCGCCGCCAGGAAGAGCGAGTCGTCCAGCAGCGGATCTTCGGTGCCGACGACGATCCGGGCGGGCGGCAGCCCGGTGACGTCGGCGAACAGCGGCGAGATCTCCGGGTCGCGGCGCTCTTCCGCCCCCATTCCCGGCGTGAAGCGCTCGTAGATGCGCCGCAGCGAGTCGGTGTTGGTCAGCAGCTGCCGGGAACCGAACGAGCGCTGGCTCGGCGTCATCGACAGGTCGTACGGGCCGAAGGTCAACTGGGCCGCTCGGAACGCGCCGGTGATGCCGTGCCGGTCGCGCAGGCGCAGCAGCGTCAGGACGCTCAGGTGGGCTCCGGCCGATTCGCCGCCGATCAGCAGCCGCCGGGTGCCGAACTCGGTGGCGGCGTGATCCACCAGCCACCGGGCGACGGCTTCGCAGTCGTCGGGTGCGGCCGGGAACGGGTTCTCCGGCGCCAAGCGGTATTCCACGCTCACCACGGCCAACCGCGCCTCGACGGCGAGCCGCCACAGCTTCTCGTCCTGCCCGTCCGCGGCTCCGAGCGCCCAGCCACCGCCGTGGATGTGCAGGTAGACGCCGTCGACGTGGTCCGGCACGAAGGCCCGGACCGGAACACCGGCGACGACGCGGTCCTGTCCCTGCGGCAGGCGCACCGGCGGCGCGTCGCCACCGAGCCGGTTGCGCCGCAGGAGTTCCAGCGAAGCGGGTGCCTCACCGCGAGACGCCTCGAACTGCTCGTTGAAAGCCGTGGTCTCGGCGAGGCAGTCCTCATCAATGATCGTCATGCGCCGACTGTCGCAACCGGTAGCGACAACCCCGTGTCACCTTTCGCGGGTGAGCTGGATCACGGGAGGGTGTTGCGGGCGGTGCTGTGAGTGGTGGGGGACCGGCACCGCCCGCAACCCTGGTGGTCAGGGCAGCTCGCGGCGGACCGCTTCCGCTGCGCCGACCAGGTTCTCCAGCGCCGGTTCGACCTCCGCGTAGCCGCGGGTCTTCAGGCCGCAGTCCGGGTTCACCCAGATCCGCTCCGCGGGCACCGAGCGCAGCGCCGCCCGCAGCAGGTCGGTCACCTCGGCCGCGTCCGGCACGCGCGGCGAGTGGATGTCGTACACGCCCGGCCCCACGCCGCGGCCGAAGCCGACCGCGTTGAGGTCCTCCAGCACCTCCATCCGCGACCGGGCGGCTTCGATGCTGGTGACATCGGCGTCGAGCGCGACAATCGCGTCGATCACGTCGCCGAACTCCGAGTAGCACAGGTGCGTGTGGATCTGGGTGGAGTCGGCGACGCCGGAGGTGGCCAGCCGGAACGCCGACACCGCCCACGCCAGGTACGCCTCGTGCTGGGCCGCGCGCAGCGGCAGCAGCTCGCGCAGCGCCGGCTCGTCCACCTGGATCACCCGGATCCCGGCCGCCTCCAGGTCCTGCACCTCGTCACGGATGGCCATCGCGACCTGCGCCGCGGTCTCGCCCAGCGGCTGGTCGTCGCGGACGAACGACCAGGCCAGGATGGTGACCGGGCCGGTGAGCATGCCCTTGACCGGCTTCGCCGTGAGCTTCTGCGCGTAGGTCGCCCACGCCACGGTCATCGGCTCCGGCCGGAACACGTCGCCGTAGAGGATCGGCGGCCGCACGCACCGGGAACCGTAGGACTGCACCCAGCCGTTGGCGGTGCTGATGAACCCGTCGAGGTGCTCGGAGAAGTACTGCACCATGTCGTTGCGCTCCGGCTCGCCGTGCACCAGCACGTCGAGGCCGATCCGCTCCTGCAGCTCGATCACGCGCTTGATCTCGTCGCGCATCCGCTGCTGGTAGGTGGCGCGGTCGATGCGCCCGGCCGTGAACGCCGCACGAGCTCTGCGGACGTCGGTGGTCTGCGGGAACGAACCGATCGTCGTGGTGGGCAGCGGCGGCAGCTGCAGCGATTTCTGCTGCGCTTCCCGGCGTTTCGCGTAGTCGCCGCGCCGCGAGTGCTCGGGCTTCAGCGATTCCAGCCGCGCGCGGACGCGGTTGTTGCGCACGCGGGTCGCACCGGCCCGGTCGTCGATGGCTGCGCGCGCGGCGGCGAGCTCGTCAGCCACGGCCTCGCGGCCGTCCTTCAGCGCACGCCCGAGCACGACGACCTCGCGGACCTTCTGCGCGGCGAAGGCCAGCCAGGACTTCACCTGCGGGTCGATGTCCTCGGTCTCGACGTCGTAGGGCACGTGCAGCAGCGAGCACGAGGTGCCCACCGAGACCTCGCCGGCCAGGCCGAGCAGGGTGGCCGCCGCGGTGAGCGCGCGGTCTAGGTCGGTGCGCCAGATGTTGCGCCCGTCGACGAGCCCGGCGACCAGCGCCTTGTCCCGCAGGCCGGGCACGCCGGACAGCGCATCCACAGTGGACGGTTCGGTCACCAGGTCGACGGCGAGCGCTTCCACCGGCGTGCCCGCCAGCACCCGCACCGCCTCGCCGAAGTCGCCGAAGTAACCGGCGACCAGCAGCTCCGGCCGAGCGGACAGCCCGCCCAGCTGCCGGTACGCATCACCGAGCGCGGCCAGCTGTTCCGGCGTGCGGTCGGCGGCGAACGCTGGCTCGTCGAGCTGCACCCGCTCGACCCCGGCGCGGTGCAGCTCGCGCAGCAGTTCCGCGTAGGCGGTCAGGAGCTCGGGCAGCTTGTCCAGCGGCCGGAAGGACTCGGGCGCGCCTTCCGCGGATTTGGCCAGCAGCAGGAACGTCAGCGGGCCGACCAGCACCGGGCGCGTGGTCACCCCGGCTTCCAGAGCCTCGCGGTACTGCTCGACCGGTGTGCGGTCGGCCAGCGAGAACTCGGTGTCCGGGCCGATTTCCGGCACCAGGTAGTGGTAGTTGGTGTCGAACCACTTCGTCATCTCCAGCGGCGGCACCGCTTCCACGCCGCGCGCCAGCGCGAAGTAGGTGTCCAGCGGACCGAGGCCCAGCGCGGCGTAGCGCGGCGGGACGGCACCGAAGGTGACGGCGGTGTCGAGCACCTGGTCGTAGTAGGAGAAGGTGTTGCCGGGCACCGAGTCCAGGCCGGCGTCGCGCAGCTCGCGCCAGGTCCTGACGCGCAGTTCCCGGGCGGCCTCCCGCAGTTCCGCTTCGCTGGAACGGCCCGCCCAGTAGCTCTCCAGCGCCCGCTTCAGCTCTCGCTTCGGGCCGATCCGGGGGTATCCGAGTACGGTCGATCCGATCTTGCCGGTCAAGTCCTCACCTCGCGAGCTCGACATCAGTGTGCCGAGGTCGGGCGGGCGTGGACCAGCGGGCAGGCAGCGGCCGCTCGTCGGTCAGGTCCTCCCGCGAGACCTCGGACCGCGCGCGCCGGGTCGGCGAGCGCACCGGTGGCAGGTCTTCGGACTCGCGGGCGTTCTCCGAACCGGAGGCTCCTACTGGCCGTCGCTTCCCAGACCTCGCGGTCCAGTGCTCGATGACGGCGGTCGTTCCCGCTCACCGCTGCGGGGCAGTCCCGGATTCGCACCGGGTTCCCTCTTGCCTCGCCCACCTCCGGAAACGTCCGGGAGCAGGCGAACCACCAGCACGGCCAAGGCTATCGACCGGCCCTCCGATGGCAAGGCCCGTCGCTCCCCCGGCCGTCGGGCACCGGCGCTGAAGTCGATCTATGCCGTGCTGAGATCCGCGCCACACACGATCAGCCGTACGTGCGAGATGTAGTATGTGTACTACATAAAGAGGCACTTTCAATACAGAAGGTACTGGGGAGATGACAGCGACCAACGAACACGCCGCGTTGGCACCGCCGATGGCCGAGACCGCGCTCGACGTCAAAGACCTGCGGATGACCTACGGCGCGACTGACGTGCTCAAAGGCATCGACTTCACCGCCCGCCGCGGTGAGGTGGTGGCGCTGCTGGGCCCGAACGGGGCGGGCAAGAGCACCACGATCGAGATCCTGGAGGGCTTCCGGATGCGCTCCGGCGGCGACGTCCGGGTCCTCGACGCCGATCCGGCGCACGGCGACGAGCGCTGGCGGGCGCGGCTCGGCATCGTGCTGCAGTCCTGGCGCGACCACGGCAAGTGGCGGGTGCACGAGCTGCTGTCGCACCTGCGCGGCTACTACACGCCTTACGCCGAGCCGTGGGACACCGACGAGCTGATCCAGGCCGTCGGCCTGACCGAGCACGCGGGCAAGCGCATCCGGCAGCTCTCCGGCGGGCAGCGGCGCAGGCTGGACGTGGCGATCGGCATCGTCGGCCGCCCGGAGCTGCTGTTCCTGGACGAACCGACGGTCGGCTTCGACCCGCAGGCCCGCCGCGATTTCCACGACCTGGTGCACCAGCTCGCCGACGCGAACACCACCGTCCTGCTCACCACGCACGACCTGGACGAGGCCGAGAAGCTGGCCGACCGCATCCTGATCCTGGCCGGCGGCCGCATCGTCGCCGACGGCTCCGCAGAGCAGCTCTCCCGCCAGATCGCCGCCGATTCCGAGATCAAGTGGTCGGTCGACGGCCAGCGGTACGTGCACTCCGCGGCCAACGCGACCGGCTTCGTCCGCGAGCTGTTCGCGCAGCACGGTGACGCCGTCGCCGACCTCGAAGTGCGCCGCGCGACCCTGGAGGACACCTACATGGCGCTGGTGCACGCGCACGAGTCCGGGCGCGGCGAGGCGGCCGCGCTGCAGTTCGCGAACGTGGAGGTGGAGCGGTGAACGCCAACGCGGTGCGCGTCGGGCTGCGGCGCGGGTGGATCGAGTTCCGCCAGACCTGGGGCAACCGGCAGGACCTGATGGGCTATCTGCTGCCGACGGTGATCCTGCTGGGGGTGCTGTCCTTCCAGCGCGACGCCGTGGTCGCGGGCATCTCGCTCGGCGCCACGAGCGTGCCCGGGGTGCTCGGCATGACCATCGCCTTCGGCGGGCTGGTCAGCCTGGGGCAGCTGATGGTCACCGAGCGGGAGGACGGCACGCTGCTGCGCGCCAAGGCCGTGCCGCACGGCATGTTCGGCTACCTGATCGGCAAGCTCGTGCTGGTCACCGGCATGACGCTGACCAGCATCGCGATCCTGCTGATCCCGTCGCTGGTGATGTTCGAGGGCTTCACGCTCGGCATCGGCTCGCTGCTGGGCCTGCTCGGGATGACGGTGCTGGGGCTGGTCGCGACGATCCCGATCGGCGCGACCATCGGTTCGCTGTTCACCAGCCCGAACAGCATGGCGCTGATCATGCTGCCGATGATCGGGCTGATCGTGATCTCCGGGATCTTCTTCCCGGTCACCACGTTCCCGGAGTGGGTGCAGTGGATCGCGCAGGTCTTCCCGGTGTACTGGCTCGGCCTGGGCATGCGATCGGCGCTGCTGCCGGACGAGATGATGACGCTGGAGATCGGCGAGTCCTGGCGGCACCTGGAGACCATCGGAGTGCTCGGGCTGTGGGCGGTCGCCGGACTCGTCATCGCGCCGGTGGTGCTGCGCCGGATGGCGCGCCGCGAGTCCGGTTCCACCGTGGCGGCGCGCCGCGAGAAGGCCATGCAGCGCGTGGTCTGAGGCCGGAGAGGAACATGAGCGAAACGATCTACAACCGCATCGCGATGCTGCGCGCGGAACGCGGTACCTCCCGCCGCGAACTGGCCGAGGCCCTCGGCGTGCACTACCAGACGGTGGGCTACCTGGAGAGGGGCGAGTACAGCCCGAGCCTCCACCTGGCCCTCCGCATCGCGGAGCACTTCGAAGTGCCGGTGGAAGTGGTCTTCTCCACCCGCCCCTTCCCCCGCCTCGGCAGCTGATGCGGTGAAGCCGGGGTCGTGAGTGCGAAACCCGGGGCTCCGCACTCACGACCCCTCACGAGATCACCCCGCGAGGCGCTGCTTCGCGAGCCAGTCCTCGAAGGTGAGCAGGCCCGGGTGGATCTTGCGGAGGGCCGGGATGTCCACCTCGGTGAGGTCCAGCTCGTTCATGGCCTTGTAGGCGCGGTACAGCACCGGGTTCTGGTCGCGGAGCGGTTCCAGCGGCATCTCGACGTGGCGGAACTCGCGGCCCGCCGCGCGGGAGAGCGCAGCGGCGATCTGCGGCGGTGTCAGGGAATCACCGGCGATCTCCAGCGCTTCACCGGTGTAGGCGTCCGGGTCCTCGAACGCCAGCGCGGCGAAGGCCCCGATGTCCTCCAGCGCGATCAGCGGTTGTGACACGTCCGCCCGGACCGCGCTGACCAGCTCGCCGTCGCGGGCCGACTGCCCCGGCATCATCGCCAGGTAGTTCTCCATGAACGACACCGGCCGGAGCATCGTGGCAGGCACGCCGAGCTCGCGGATGCGCTGCTCGATCGCCCACTTGTTCTCCAGCGTCGGGATGCCGGTCGCCCGCTCGGCGTTGAACGCCGAGGCGTAGACGAGGTGCCGTACTCCGGCGTCCTTCGCGGCGCCGGCGACGTTCTCGCCCCAGCGGACTTCGTCCTCGGCTCTGATGTCCGGCGTCAGCTCCGGCGTGACGAAGGTCGGCTGAACGCTGAACACGCCCCGCACGCCGCGCATCGCGGCGGCGAGCGCCGCCCGGTCGCCCATGTCTCCTTCGACCACCTCGGCCCCCGCCTCGGCGAGCCTCCGGGCCGCCGCACTCGCGGCGCTGCGGGTGAAGGCGCGCACGCTCCATCCCCGCTTCAGCAGGTGGGCCACCGTGGCGCCGCCCTGCTGACCGGTGGCACCGACGACGAGCACGGTCTTGTCTCCTGTGGACACTGCTTCCTCCGCCAATCCGGAACAAAAACGGAACGGTAGCCCCGCTTACATCCGCGGACTATACGGAACGCGCGCCCCGGTTGTCCACGGACGCGCTAGGCTCAGGGCGTGACGACCACGAACACCCAGGGGAAACGACTGCGCGCGGACGCCCAGCGCAATCGGGATCGCGTGCTCGCCGCAGCCCAAGAGCTGTTCGCCGCCGAAGGCCTCGCGGTCCCGCTGGACGACATCGCCCGCCGCGCCGGCGTGGGCCCGGGCACGGTCTACCGCCACTTCCCCACCAAGGAAGCGCTGTTCGACGCGGTCGTCTCCGAGCGGATCCGGCGCATGGTCGACCGAGCCCGCGAACAGGCGGAGGCCGACGACCCGGGCCAGGCGTTCTTCGACTACTTCCGCCTGGTCGTCGAACAGGCCTCGCTCAACAAGGACATCTGCGACGCGCTGGAATCGACCGGCAGCCGAGCGGAAGCGACCTGCCTGGCCCACGACTTCGACATCGCGCTCGGAGTCCTACTCGAACGGGCGCAGCACTCCGGCGCGGTGCGCCCGGAGCTCACACCGGCGGAGCTCCACTCGCTGATCATCGGCTGCATCACCATGCACCGACGCGCGGCAGCCGAGAACCGCATGCCTCAGGAGATCGAGCTCGTCGTTAACGCGCTCCGCGCCACCTGAGGCCACAAACGAACGAAGGGCACCTCTGACCGAGTTGGTCGGAGGTGCCCTTCGGCTCTCGTGGAGCTCGTCAGGAGACCACGTGCGGGCGTTCTTCGGCGAAGTGGCAGGCCGAGGGGTGGTCGCCGAGGCGGACCTCCAGCTGGGGGACCTCCTCCGCGCAGCGGTCCTGGGCCTTCCAGCAGCGGGTGCGGAAGCGGCAGCCCGAGGGCGGGTTCGCCGGGCTCGGCACGTCACCGGTCAGGCGGATGATCTCGCGCTTGCCGCGCAAGGTCGGGTCCGGGACCGGCACCGAGGACAGCAGCGCCTGCGTGTACGGGTGCTGCGGGTGCTCGTAGATCTGCTCGTCCGTGCCGATCTCGACCATCTTGCCCAGGTACATCACCGCCACCCGGTCCGACAGGTGGCGGACCACCCCGAGGTCGTGGGCGATGAAGACGTAGGACAGGCCGAACTCCTTCTGGAGGTCTCCGAGCAGGTTCATCACCTGCGCCTGGATGGAGACGTCCAGCGCCGACACCGGCTCGTCGCAGACGATCACCTTCGGCTTGAGCGCCAGCGCCCGCGCGATGCCGATGCGCTGCCGCTGACCGCCGGAGAACTGGTGCGGGTAGCGCTGGATGTGCTCGGGGTTGAGCCCCACCACCTCCAGCAGCTCCTGCACCTTGCGCCGCCGCTCGCCCTTCGGCGCCACCTCCGGGTGGATCTCGAAGGGCTCGCCGACGATGTCGCCGACGGTGCGCCGCGGGTTCAGCGAGGTGTACGGGTCCTGCAGCACGATCTGCAGGTCGCGGCGCAGCTTGCGCAGCTCGGAGCCGCGCATCTTGAACATGTCGCGGCCCTCGAACAGCGCGCTGCCGCTGGTCGGCTTCTCCAGCCGCATCAGCACCTGCGCCAGGGTCGACTTGCCGCAGCCGGACTCGCCGACCACGCCGAGCGTCTCGCCCTTGTGCAGGTCGAACGACACGCCGTCGACCGCCCGAACCTGCCCGATGGTCCGCTTGAACAGCACGCCCCGCGTCACCGGGAAGTGCTTGACCAGGTCCTTCACCTGGAGGATCGGCTCAGCCACGGCTCATCATCTCCTCCGCGAAGTGGCAGGCGCTGATCCGGCCCAGCCCGAGCTGGTGGTACTCCGGGACCTCCGCGCTGCAGCGCTCCTCGGCGCGCGGGCAGCGCGGGTGGAACGGGCAGCCCGGCGGCGCCGCCAGCAGGTTCGGCGGCAGGCCCTTGATCGTCTCCAGCTCCTGACCCTTGAGGTCCAGCCGCGGGATCGACCGCATCAGCCCCTCGGTGTAGGGGTGACCCGGCTGCTTGTACAGCGAGTACGCGTCGGAGGACTCCACGATCCGCCCGGCGTACATCACCACGATCCGGTCCGCGACCTCGGCGACCACGCCCAGGTCGTGGGTGATCAGGATCAGGCCCATGCCGCGCTCGCGGCGCAGCTCGTCGAGCAGGTCCATGATCTGCGCCTGCACCGTGACGTCCAGCGCGGTGGTCGGCTCGTCGGCGATGAGCAGTTCCGGATCCAGGGCCAGCGACATCGCGATCATGGCGCGCTGCCGCATGCCGCCGGAGAACTGGTGCGGGTACTCCTTCACGCGCTGCTTGGCGTTCGGGATCTTCACCTGGTCCAGCAGTTCGACCGCCTTCTTCATGGCGTCCTTGCGGGACATGCCACGACGCAGCCGGAGCTGCTCGGCGATCTGGAACCCGACCGTGTAGACCGGGTTCAGCGCGGACAGCGCGTCCTGGAAGATCATCGCCATCGACTCGCCGCGCAGCTCGCGCCGACGGCTGTCGGTCGCGCTGAGCAGGTCCTCACCGCGGTAGCGGATCGCGCCCCCGGTGATCGCCCCCGGCGGGATGTCGAGGATGCCCATGACGGTCTGCGCGGTGACGCTCTTGCCGGAACCGGACTCGCCCAGCACCGCCAAGGTCTCACCGGCGTCGACGTGGTAGTTGACGCCGTTGAGGACCTTGGCCACCCCATCGCGGGTGCGGAACTCCACGTGCAGGTCCTCGACCTCCAGCAGGCGTTCTCCCGCGGTCTTCTCGTCCTCAGTAGACAAGGGATTCTCCTACTTCTGCTTCGGGTCGAGCGCGTCGCGCACGGCGTCCCCGAGCATCACGAACGCCAGCACCGTGACCACCAGGAACGCCGCCGGGAAGATCAGCAGGTGCGGTGCGACCGTGATGTACTGGCGCGAGTCGGCGATCATGACGCCCCAGGACACCACCGGGGACCGCAGCCCCAGGCCGAGGAACGACAGCGTCGCCTCGACCGCGATGAACGACCCGAGCGCGATCGTGGCGTACACCAGGACCGGCGCCAGGCAGTTCGGCAGCATGTGCCGCAGGATGATCCGCACCGGCCCGGCGCCCAGGGCGCGCGCGGCCTTGACGTAGTCCTGGTTGCGCGCCGAGATCGCCGCGGACCGCATGATCCGCATCGAGATCGGCCAGGACAGGATCGAGATCGACAGGATCACCAGCGAAGTGATCTTGAAAGCATCGGGGATCTCGGTCGCCGGGTTCAGCGTGGTCAGGATGACGATCGCGCCGAGCACGAACGGCAGGCCCAGGAAGATCTCGCCGAACCGGGACAGCAGGTTGTCCAGCCAGCCGCCGAAGTAGCCGGCGATCAGGCCGAAGATCGAACCGATCACCACCGTCAGCAGGGTCGCCATGACGCCGACGATGATCGAGGCGCGGGCCCCGTAGATGGCACGGGCGTAAATGTCGCGGCCCTGCGTGTCGTACCCGAACCAGGCCTCCGCCGACGGCTTCTGCCGCGCCCGGGCCAGGTCCATGTGGTTGGGGTCCACGGAGGTGAACAGCTGCGGGAAGACGGACATCACCAGCAGTACGAAGATGATCGCCATCGAGACCAGGAAGATCGGCCGACGGCGCAGGTCGCGCCAGGCGTCGCCCCACAGCCCGCGGGGCTTCTGGCTCTTGGCGGGCTGCACCGCTGCGGTCTCCGGCCCGGTCGGGGCCGGCTCTGAGGTCAGACTGGCAGCGCTTGATTCAGTCATATCGGATCCTCGGGTCGAGCACCGCGTAGAGCATGTCCACGAGCAGGTTCA
This portion of the Saccharopolyspora antimicrobica genome encodes:
- a CDS encoding ABC transporter permease, with product MTESSAASLTSEPAPTGPETAAVQPAKSQKPRGLWGDAWRDLRRRPIFLVSMAIIFVLLVMSVFPQLFTSVDPNHMDLARARQKPSAEAWFGYDTQGRDIYARAIYGARASIIVGVMATLLTVVIGSIFGLIAGYFGGWLDNLLSRFGEIFLGLPFVLGAIVILTTLNPATEIPDAFKITSLVILSISILSWPISMRIMRSAAISARNQDYVKAARALGAGPVRIILRHMLPNCLAPVLVYATIALGSFIAVEATLSFLGLGLRSPVVSWGVMIADSRQYITVAPHLLIFPAAFLVVTVLAFVMLGDAVRDALDPKQK